ATCATTTGCCCCAGGAAATCCTTTCAGGTAAATTTTGAAAAAGCGATGTAAGTCTACAATCGAACGAGGGACAGCATTTGCATATCGCTCTTGTAAATCCAATTGTAAATAAAGTAAATCTATTAATTCTTTAGGCGTATGTGCCTTTGGCATCCTTTCAAAAGCATACGGGTTTTTAAAAACACCACGACCTATCATAAGCCCATCAACTCCATATTTTTCTGCCAGTGCTAAACCCATTTGCCGGTCTAAAATATCACCATTGATTGTAATTAACGTTTGAGGTGCTAATTGATTACGCAGTTGCAAGATTTGGGGAATTAAATCCCAATGTGCGGCTACTTTACTCATTTCTTTTCTAGTTCGCATGTGTACTGATAGATTAGCAATATCTTGTTTCAGCAAATGACTGATCCAATCTTCCAACTCAAGCGAATCGTTAAAGCCAATCCGGGTTTTCACACTCACCGGTAAACCGCCAGCTTTAGCGGCCGCAATT
The genomic region above belongs to Enterococcus saigonensis and contains:
- a CDS encoding tRNA dihydrouridine synthase, producing the protein MTHNFWADLPKPFFVLAPMEDVTDVTFRHVIKAAGAPDVFFTEFTNSDSFCHPEGIKSVRGRLVFTEDEQPMVAHIWGDKPEYFREMSIALAKMGFKGIDLNMGCPVPNVAERGKGSGLILRPEVAAELIAAAKAGGLPVSVKTRIGFNDSLELEDWISHLLKQDIANLSVHMRTRKEMSKVAAHWDLIPQILQLRNQLAPQTLITINGDILDRQMGLALAEKYGVDGLMIGRGVFKNPYAFERMPKAHTPKELIDLLYLQLDLQERYANAVPRSIVDLHRFFKIYLKGFPGANDLRIRLMETKSIPEVREILTDFEQKYFV